The sequence ACCATGCCTTATATATAGAATATATCCGCCCTGACGGAGTGACTCGAGCAACAATGGGTTTACCGGCCCGGCTGCTGCCGCATTTCCTGCCGCCCCCGCCATTTGCGTCGGAAACAGAAGAAGTAAACAAAGCATACATAGACAAACTAACCTTTTCATTACTACCGCTCCTCTCGCTGAGAACCCTTTTTATAAGGTGTAGTATACGCAGGAAAAAAATAAAAAACGGGTGATGAACGCTAGACGTTCTTTCACCCGTTCCTACGATTACATTAGCCCCAGCAGCATTCCTCCCGCAGCGCCGGTAAGCACAACCACCCAAGGCGGAAGCTTCCAAAAGACCAGCATCACAAACAACATGACGGCCAGAGCGAAATCCATCGGTTTCAAGATGGCGGTAGTCCACAGCGGATCGTACAGAGCAGCCAGCAAAATGCCAACGACGGCGGCATTAATTCCCATTAACGCCCCTTGGATTCTCGGGCTGTTCCTTATCCCGTTCCAGAACGGGAGCGCACCGACAACAAGCAGAAATGCCGGCAGGAAAATGCCAATCGTGGCGACCACCGCTCCTGTGATTCCCCCGGCCATAGCCCCAAGGTAGCCTGCAAAAGTAAATAGCGGCCCCGGGACCGCTTGCGCAGCTCCGTAACCCGCCAGGAAATCCTCTTGGCTCACCCACCCTGTGGGGACAACCTCCCGCTCCAGAAGCGGGAGTACGACATGCCCCCCGCCGAACACCAAAGAACCGGAACGATAGAAGCTGTCAAACATCGCGAGCCATCCGGCTCCCCCCGATTGTCTGAGCAGCGGGAGTGCGGCGAGCAGACCAACAAATACAACCAAGCAGAAGATAGCAAAGGCCCGGCTGACCGGAATTGGAAGCTCGGGTAGCCCTTCCGCCGCTCTCTTTCGGTACAACCACAAGCCGACGATCCCGGCAGCAATAATGATAAGCACCTGACTGTAAGCGGTATGCCAAGATAACGCAACTGCTGCGGCAGCCACGGCAATCGTCGCTCTACCCCGATCAGGAGTGAGCTTCTGTCCCATCCCTAGAATAGCATGGGCAACAATCGCTACAGCTACGATCTTCAGTCCATGAATCCACCCTGCACCCGCAATATCGTAACCTTGGAGCAGGAAGGCAAACGCAACTAACGCGATGACAGACGGCAGGGTGAAACCCAGCCATGCTACGAGACCTCCAATTAGTCCCGCTCTTAACACTCCGATGCCAATTCCAACCTGGCTGCTGGCGGGACCGGGGAGAAACTGGCATAGGGCTACAAGGTCGGCGTAGCTTCGTTCGTCCATCCATTTTCGGCGGCGTATGTACTCGTTATGAAAATAACCAAGATGGGCGATGGGTCCTCCAAATGAGGTGAGTCCCAGTTTTGTGGAAACCTTCAGAACTTCCAGAAGAGCCGAAAATCTCCCTTTTTGAGCATATTCCGCTGCCTCTTGCTGATTCGTATCCATATGTACGGATTACTCCTTTTCCTTAGTTGGTCGGGAAAGAGATTTAGTATGAAATCGACTCTATTCTATGCTATACTCCCTTCCTGATCTAGCCCTTTTACAGAAAATTTACAATCAGAAAGAGGTCTCGTGGACATTGGTCAAATGATTGAGAGCGATTGGAAAGCGGAAGTATCCTTCTTTCATCATATGACCGGAATTGACCCTGAATTTTTTGATAAGTATATGACCAGAAACTTGGATTTCGGTCTCCAAAAGGTTACAAAGATGCCGGAGCGTATTTCTGGTGATGATATGTAAGTGTAGCTGTAAGCAAAAAGACGACGTTCATTTTTGAATCCCGAATGAAGAGTCGTCTTTTTCACTGTGCAGTTCTTCTCTAAGAAAATGATATAGCCTATACCCTGCTGATTTCAATGCATGCCCTGTCGTTTTGCAGAGTATGCCAAAGGTCATCTCGATCAGACTGCCGCTTATCGTGCGCGTGACCGTATTTGGCGGAACCGGGTCAACCGTAATTTTGGGTACCAATGCAACGCCTAGCCCGCTCTCCACAAAATACTTCAGCGCCGTCATACTGCCGATTTCCATCGTGTCCAAAGTAATTCCTCCGGCTTCCTGCAGAACGATTTCCAGCTTGCGGCGGTAGGGACAAGTCGCAGACGTAATGAGCAGACGATGGTTCTGAAAATCCTCAGGAACAATAGACGCCTTATGGGCAAGCGGATGGTTTTCCGGCATTAACACTACAAATTCCTCTTTGAACAGCGGCTCGAACAAAAGCTCAGAACCAAGATCCGGTGCGGAGCAGAAAGCAAAGTCTATATCGCCCTTGAGCAGCTTCTCGCTTAGCAGCGGTGTATTGCCAAATTCCACGGAAACTCTTACTTTCGGGTATTGGGCCATAAACGACCTGAGTATGCCGGGTAAGCGATAGCTCGCCGTCGGCTCTGTCACTCCTAATCGAATATGCCCCGCGGTTCCCTTAAGCAGTCCAGCCATGTCTTCCTGCAGCTGCTCCATATTTTTAAGGATTGGCAAGCTTTTCTCCCAAAAAAGACGGCCC is a genomic window of Paenibacillus durus ATCC 35681 containing:
- a CDS encoding LysR family transcriptional regulator yields the protein MDAKTLKTFHQIVKYGSFIRAAEEMNYAQSTVTMQIQKLESDMGVQLIERGKKIQLTEAGRLFWEKSLPILKNMEQLQEDMAGLLKGTAGHIRLGVTEPTASYRLPGILRSFMAQYPKVRVSVEFGNTPLLSEKLLKGDIDFAFCSAPDLGSELLFEPLFKEEFVVLMPENHPLAHKASIVPEDFQNHRLLITSATCPYRRKLEIVLQEAGGITLDTMEIGSMTALKYFVESGLGVALVPKITVDPVPPNTVTRTISGSLIEMTFGILCKTTGHALKSAGYRLYHFLREELHSEKDDSSFGIQK
- a CDS encoding chromate transporter; protein product: MDTNQQEAAEYAQKGRFSALLEVLKVSTKLGLTSFGGPIAHLGYFHNEYIRRRKWMDERSYADLVALCQFLPGPASSQVGIGIGVLRAGLIGGLVAWLGFTLPSVIALVAFAFLLQGYDIAGAGWIHGLKIVAVAIVAHAILGMGQKLTPDRGRATIAVAAAAVALSWHTAYSQVLIIIAAGIVGLWLYRKRAAEGLPELPIPVSRAFAIFCLVVFVGLLAALPLLRQSGGAGWLAMFDSFYRSGSLVFGGGHVVLPLLEREVVPTGWVSQEDFLAGYGAAQAVPGPLFTFAGYLGAMAGGITGAVVATIGIFLPAFLLVVGALPFWNGIRNSPRIQGALMGINAAVVGILLAALYDPLWTTAILKPMDFALAVMLFVMLVFWKLPPWVVVLTGAAGGMLLGLM